The bacterium DNA segment CGACTTCGTCGATCGCTACAATGCCCATTGGCGGCTCGAAAAGCTGGGCTATCTGACTCCCTTCGAGGCCCGTCAAGCCGCCACCGTCAGGCAGGTCGCCTGATGTCTAAAACCGTGTCCAAAGAACCGGGGGCGACACACGCTCTGGAAAGTTCAATGGCGGCGGAAGAAATCCCGGATGAAATGCATGACGAGGTCGGGGTTCTCCTTGAGCCGCCGGGTGCTGTAGGCGAACCAGGCCTCGCCGAAAGGCACATAGACCCGCAACTTGTGGCCCTGGGCCACGATGCGGCGACGGAGGGCCGGCAGGACACCCAGCAGCATCTGAAACTCGTAACGATCGCGCGGCAGGCCCAGGTCTGCGATGATGCGCATGGCGCCATCCACCAGGAACTGGTCGTGGGTGGCGATGCCGACGTAGTTGCCCGCCTCCAACAGGGCCTTCAGACAGCGCAGGTAGTTGTCGCGGATCTCCTGGTGGCCGTGGAGGGCGAGGTGGGCCGGCTCCTTGTAGATGCCCTTGCAGAGGCGCAGGTGGGTGCGCGCCGGGATGAGGCGGCCCTGGATGTCATCCATCGTCCGCCGCAGGTAGGCCTGGATCACCACCCCCACATGGCCGGGAAAGTCCCGCTGCAGCTCATCGTGGAGATCGAGCGTGGCGGTGGTCCAGGGCGTGTCCTCCATGTCGATGCGCACGAAGTTCCCGTGCTGGGAGGCCCGGGCCAGGATGCGCCGGCAGTTGGCCCGGCACAGTTCCAGATCGAGGGCCATGCCCATCTGGGTCGGCTTGACGCTGACATTGGCGTCCAGCCCTTCCGCGGCGATGCGGTCCAGCACCTGCAGGTAGAGGTCGGCATAGGCCGTCGCCTCCTCCGGGCGCAGGATGTGCTCCCCCAACACGTCAAGAGTCAGGCAGCAGCCTTCCGCCATCAGCTCCCGGCCGACGCGCACGGCGTCGTCCAATTGCTCGCCGCTGATGTAGTGCCGGGACAAATGGCCGACCAGGCGCTTGGGGAAGTAGGGCAGTGTATTGGCAACCAATTGGTTGAAGGCGGACATGGATCCTCCGGTTAAGGGGTCAGGATTTTGATAGCTCACCGCCCCGACGGCCGTACTCCGCATTGAGACGCTTCATCAGCGGGTCCGGGTTGAGGGCCTGATCGATCGTGTAGGCGCTGCCGGTGATCACCACCAAATCCCGGTGGCCCCGCCGTGCCTCGGCCCGGGCCAGGGCCTT contains these protein-coding regions:
- a CDS encoding proline dehydrogenase family protein, producing the protein MSAFNQLVANTLPYFPKRLVGHLSRHYISGEQLDDAVRVGRELMAEGCCLTLDVLGEHILRPEEATAYADLYLQVLDRIAAEGLDANVSVKPTQMGMALDLELCRANCRRILARASQHGNFVRIDMEDTPWTTATLDLHDELQRDFPGHVGVVIQAYLRRTMDDIQGRLIPARTHLRLCKGIYKEPAHLALHGHQEIRDNYLRCLKALLEAGNYVGIATHDQFLVDGAMRIIADLGLPRDRYEFQMLLGVLPALRRRIVAQGHKLRVYVPFGEAWFAYSTRRLKENPDLVMHFIRDFFRRH